A genomic window from Terrisporobacter glycolicus ATCC 14880 = DSM 1288 includes:
- a CDS encoding DUF2975 domain-containing protein, giving the protein MNTSYKILNTLLVLCMIITGVILFSLPSIIDAAFKGTTLLQLSNPNIVTGVTIGTYICSVPFVIALFLLKRLGKSLSSENQLIKKVSSIFKGISICAFIEFCLINIITFIIAFLYIHDKNAFFSIIAESGIISISLLVVGFVCVLLSNFFNKVIELNNATI; this is encoded by the coding sequence ATGAATACAAGCTATAAAATATTAAATACTTTATTAGTACTGTGTATGATAATTACAGGTGTAATTCTTTTTTCACTACCATCAATTATAGATGCAGCATTTAAGGGTACTACATTACTACAATTATCAAATCCTAATATAGTAACTGGAGTTACAATAGGAACTTATATATGTTCTGTACCTTTTGTAATTGCATTGTTTTTATTAAAAAGATTAGGTAAATCATTGTCATCAGAAAATCAATTGATAAAAAAGGTTTCTTCTATTTTTAAAGGAATTTCCATTTGTGCTTTTATTGAATTTTGTTTGATAAATATTATTACTTTTATCATAGCATTTTTATATATCCATGATAAAAATGCATTTTTTTCTATAATTGCTGAGTCTGGAATAATTTCAATATCATTGTTAGTAGTTGGATTTGTATGCGTACTATTATCTAACTTTTTTAATAAAGTTATAGAATTAAATAATGCAACAATATAG